Proteins from a single region of Campylobacter sputorum:
- the dxs gene encoding 1-deoxy-D-xylulose-5-phosphate synthase, protein MENLKNLNTEELEELAFDIRKKIVEVVSKNGGHLSSNLGAVELTLAMHYVFNPSINPFIFDVSHQSYTHKLLTRNWSEFETLRQFNGISGYTKPSESNKDYFIAGHSSTSISLVVGACKAIKLKKEFKLPIALIGDGALSGGMAYEALNELGDRKYPCVIILNDNEMSISKPIGALSKYLSQMMAGQFYQKFKGRINQLLSYVPQGAAYMAKKFEEGFRLITPGMFFEELGLEYIGPVDGHNLKDLISALEVAKSMNKPVIVHAQTLKGKGYEKAEGHYENWHGVGPFDIQSGEFIKKESSKNATKIYSENLMNLALKHDNVVGVTAAMPTGTGLEPLIKRFPDRFWDVAIAEQHAVTSMSAMAKEGFKPYITIYSTFLQRAYDQIIHDCAILNTNVVFAIDRAGIVGEDGETHQGAFDISYLNAIPNITIFAPRDEKSFKFVIEYSYEHKGVCAFRYPRGAFILQDEFEPKKIQYAKGEILCKGNSNVAFIGYGNGVGKAYKVSQNLKNEFKPTLVDLVFAKPLDKELLVNLAKNHKIWYIFSDSAKSGGIGSILSTFLQENEIKDVCIVSFEYDDKFITHGNTNLVEKSLQIDVESLSAKILKEKKYQLI, encoded by the coding sequence ATAGAAAATTTAAAAAATTTAAACACAGAAGAGTTAGAAGAATTAGCATTTGATATAAGAAAAAAAATAGTTGAAGTAGTTAGTAAAAATGGCGGTCATCTCAGCTCAAATTTGGGTGCTGTAGAACTTACTTTGGCAATGCATTATGTTTTTAATCCAAGCATAAACCCTTTTATTTTTGATGTAAGTCATCAAAGTTATACCCATAAACTTCTTACTAGAAATTGGAGCGAGTTTGAAACATTAAGACAATTTAATGGCATTAGTGGCTACACAAAACCGAGTGAAAGCAATAAGGATTATTTCATAGCAGGTCATAGTTCAACTTCTATATCTCTAGTTGTTGGAGCCTGTAAAGCAATAAAACTAAAAAAGGAATTTAAACTCCCAATAGCACTCATAGGAGACGGTGCACTTAGTGGCGGTATGGCTTATGAAGCATTAAATGAATTGGGAGATAGAAAATATCCTTGCGTTATTATACTTAATGATAACGAAATGAGTATAAGTAAACCAATAGGGGCACTTAGTAAATACCTTTCTCAGATGATGGCAGGTCAGTTTTATCAGAAATTTAAAGGTCGTATAAATCAGCTTTTAAGCTATGTTCCACAAGGTGCTGCTTATATGGCTAAGAAATTTGAAGAGGGTTTTAGACTTATAACTCCTGGTATGTTTTTTGAAGAACTTGGACTTGAATACATTGGACCAGTTGACGGACATAACCTAAAAGATCTTATCTCTGCTCTAGAAGTTGCTAAAAGTATGAATAAACCAGTTATAGTTCATGCTCAAACTTTAAAAGGCAAAGGATACGAAAAAGCTGAGGGGCATTATGAGAATTGGCATGGTGTAGGACCTTTTGATATACAAAGTGGCGAGTTTATAAAAAAAGAATCAAGCAAAAATGCTACAAAAATTTATAGTGAAAATTTAATGAATCTTGCTTTAAAACATGATAATGTAGTAGGAGTTACCGCTGCTATGCCAACAGGCACTGGGCTTGAGCCTTTGATAAAGAGATTTCCTGATAGATTTTGGGATGTAGCCATAGCAGAGCAACACGCAGTAACTTCAATGTCAGCTATGGCAAAAGAGGGTTTTAAGCCATATATCACGATATATTCTACATTTTTGCAGCGTGCTTATGATCAGATTATACATGATTGTGCTATTTTAAATACAAATGTTGTTTTTGCAATAGACAGGGCTGGAATTGTCGGAGAAGATGGCGAAACTCATCAAGGTGCTTTTGATATAAGCTATCTAAATGCTATTCCAAATATAACGATTTTTGCACCAAGAGATGAAAAAAGCTTTAAATTTGTTATTGAGTATTCATATGAGCATAAAGGTGTTTGTGCTTTTAGATATCCGCGTGGAGCTTTTATTTTACAAGATGAATTTGAGCCTAAAAAGATACAATATGCCAAAGGCGAAATTTTATGCAAAGGAAATTCAAATGTAGCTTTTATAGGCTATGGTAATGGTGTTGGAAAAGCTTATAAGGTATCACAAAATTTAAAAAACGAATTTAAACCAACTTTAGTAGATCTCGTTTTTGCAAAACCATTAGATAAAGAACTTTTGGTAAATTTAGCAAAAAATCATAAAATTTGGTATATTTTTAGTGATAGTGCAAAAAGTGGAGGTATTGGCTCAATATTGTCAACATTTTTACAAGAAAATGAAATAAAAGATGTCTGTATAGTTAGTTTTGAATATGATGATAAATTTATAACTCATGGTAATACAAATTTAGTAGAAAAATCATTGCAAATAGATGTGGAGTCGCTATCTGCAAAAATTCTAAAAGAAAAAAAATATCAACTAATATAA
- the fliH gene encoding flagellar assembly protein FliH — MSNTVISNSVAPSHNIEPYRFKVIGSNLEEEQKASNKKEENSENIAPIESKTIQNEEIVEVSSQTENTPKQNPLEEAHSSFIEELLKRTDELSGNIIKLQMQIENQEKEFEKRLDSEILRAKEDAQKEGYEKAKSEFDIKFDELNAKYLSSISKLESECQNLQNFLATNENELSLAAIDIAKEVIQKEVNANSSIVAQNLAKALMKDIKDATHIELKVNPKDFELMQNLTKEDSKIKITSDDAISPGGVILLSDVGNLDATLQNRLMSVKKIIGE; from the coding sequence ATGTCAAATACGGTAATTTCAAATTCAGTTGCACCATCGCATAATATTGAACCATATAGATTTAAAGTTATTGGATCAAATTTAGAAGAAGAGCAAAAAGCAAGCAACAAAAAAGAAGAAAATAGTGAAAATATAGCTCCAATAGAGAGCAAAACTATACAAAATGAAGAGATTGTAGAAGTTAGTTCTCAAACAGAAAATACGCCAAAACAAAATCCATTAGAAGAAGCTCATAGTAGCTTTATAGAAGAGCTTTTGAAGCGAACAGATGAACTTAGTGGAAACATTATAAAACTTCAAATGCAAATAGAAAATCAAGAAAAAGAATTTGAAAAAAGACTTGATAGTGAAATTTTAAGGGCTAAGGAAGACGCACAAAAAGAAGGTTATGAAAAAGCAAAATCAGAATTTGACATTAAATTTGACGAACTTAATGCAAAATATCTAAGTTCTATCTCAAAACTTGAAAGTGAATGTCAAAATTTACAAAATTTTTTGGCCACAAATGAAAATGAATTAAGCTTAGCGGCTATTGACATAGCAAAAGAGGTTATACAAAAAGAGGTAAATGCAAACTCATCTATAGTCGCACAAAATCTTGCAAAAGCTCTTATGAAAGATATAAAAGATGCTACTCATATAGAGTTAAAGGTAAATCCAAAAGATTTTGAGTTAATGCAAAATTTAACCAAAGAAGATTCGAAAATAAAAATAACTTCAGATGATGCGATTAGTCCCGGCGGAGTTATACTTTTAAGCGATGTTGGAAATTTGGATGCTACGCTTCAAAATAGATTAATGAGTGTAAAAAAGATAATTGGTGAGTAG
- the fliG gene encoding flagellar motor switch protein FliG, with translation MVKLTEQQKALYNDLSMAEKIAILLIQLGEEPTALIFSHMEIETITEISRYIAISKSIDRQIAAAVLEEFYALMQSNQYMKTGGIEYAKEILYKTFGPEIAQKILDKLSKSMESTKSFSYLEKIKPQQIADFITKEHPQTIALILAHMDVTSAAETLNYFDDELRGEVVLRMANLGDISPSVIKRVSTVLESKLASLTSYKVEVGGPRAVAEVLNRLGQKASKTTIEKIEQADTELASTIKDLMFTFEDITNLNATAIREILKVVDKKILMIGLKGSGEALKEKFLQNMSQRASEAFLEEMGFLGAVRLKDVEEAQRKVVEQVQVLASQGVFQIGEQDEMIE, from the coding sequence ATGGTAAAACTCACTGAACAACAAAAGGCTTTGTATAATGACCTTTCTATGGCTGAAAAAATAGCAATTTTATTAATTCAACTTGGCGAGGAGCCAACTGCACTTATTTTTTCACACATGGAAATAGAAACTATAACTGAAATTTCTAGATATATAGCAATTTCTAAAAGTATTGATAGACAAATAGCCGCGGCTGTTTTAGAGGAATTTTATGCTTTAATGCAATCAAATCAATATATGAAAACAGGCGGTATAGAGTATGCAAAAGAGATACTTTATAAAACCTTTGGTCCTGAAATAGCACAAAAAATTCTTGATAAACTTTCTAAAAGCATGGAATCAACTAAATCATTTTCATATCTTGAAAAGATTAAACCACAACAAATTGCAGATTTTATAACAAAAGAACACCCTCAAACGATAGCTTTAATTTTGGCTCATATGGATGTAACAAGTGCTGCTGAAACGCTTAATTATTTTGATGATGAATTAAGAGGTGAGGTGGTTTTAAGAATGGCAAATTTAGGCGATATCAGCCCATCTGTGATAAAAAGAGTTTCAACTGTATTAGAAAGTAAACTAGCTTCTCTTACATCTTATAAAGTTGAAGTTGGTGGTCCAAGAGCTGTTGCTGAAGTATTAAATAGACTTGGACAAAAAGCAAGCAAAACTACTATTGAAAAGATTGAGCAAGCAGATACAGAACTTGCTTCAACCATCAAAGATCTTATGTTTACATTTGAAGATATTACAAATCTTAATGCAACTGCTATAAGAGAAATTTTAAAAGTTGTTGATAAGAAAATTTTAATGATAGGGCTTAAAGGTTCTGGTGAAGCTTTAAAAGAAAAATTCCTTCAAAATATGAGTCAAAGGGCAAGTGAAGCGTTTCTTGAAGAAATGGGATTTTTAGGTGCAGTTAGACTTAAAGATGTTGAAGAAGCTCAAAGGAAAGTTGTAGAACAAGTTCAAGTTTTGGCTTCTCAAGGTGTGTTCCAAATAGGCGAACAAGATGAGATGATAGAATGA
- the fliF gene encoding flagellar basal-body MS-ring/collar protein FliF has product MDFKAIVNQIGKLYQNLTLRQRIVAAGSIVVVIGFLVFLSIYKGSQSSNTYDGYSVLFENISPSDSALIIQQLNSDKVPYKLYNESTILVPNDKVYQERIAIASLGIPKDSKVGFEIFDKQQFGATDEEQRVKYQRALEGELARTIEGLAPIEAATVHIALPKDSVFTKRQIKPSASVLLNVKQNSKLTSKQISGIKNLIAASVPNLNAENVKLVDQDGTPLGIEEGVIDDELISKQIRYKKDFESSYERKIINVLSPIVGGDNKVVAKVTIDFDFAREDFQSEVYDPNSVARSEQNIEEKREGKAPKEVGGVPGAVSNIGPVEGLEDNQKTELYTKSSATTNYEISKKITKVLGEFATIKRVSVAVVVDGKYEYKKDENGNPTKEIEYVSLPQNELTAINNIVKQAVGYNQARGDEVTVSNFQFKEPTTTKTPANTIARFYELYLSPFTTLVKYLLAALVLYIFYKKIIVPFSEKMLEEQIEEYEPTKEDLGLMDIQEDTEDTLEKFKAAKQKVEEQLGLRDGNLNEEELKYDILLEKMQTIVSSKSEEIATLLQELVNNDGEIMSSISKDT; this is encoded by the coding sequence ATGGATTTTAAAGCTATTGTAAATCAGATTGGAAAATTATATCAAAATCTTACTTTAAGACAAAGAATAGTAGCTGCAGGCTCTATCGTTGTAGTTATAGGATTTTTGGTATTTTTAAGTATCTATAAAGGATCTCAAAGTAGTAATACTTATGATGGATATAGTGTTTTATTTGAAAATATTTCTCCAAGCGATTCTGCACTTATTATTCAACAACTAAATAGTGATAAAGTTCCATATAAGCTTTATAACGAAAGTACAATTTTAGTTCCTAATGATAAAGTTTATCAAGAAAGAATAGCAATTGCGAGTCTTGGTATTCCCAAAGATAGTAAGGTTGGTTTTGAAATTTTTGATAAACAACAATTTGGTGCAACAGATGAAGAACAAAGAGTAAAATATCAAAGAGCTCTAGAAGGTGAACTTGCAAGAACTATTGAAGGGTTAGCACCTATAGAAGCTGCAACTGTTCATATAGCTTTGCCAAAAGATAGTGTTTTTACTAAGCGTCAAATTAAGCCATCAGCTTCTGTGCTTTTAAATGTAAAACAAAATTCAAAACTTACTAGCAAACAGATATCTGGTATAAAAAATTTAATCGCAGCTTCTGTCCCAAATTTAAATGCAGAAAATGTTAAGCTTGTAGATCAAGATGGAACCCCTCTTGGCATTGAAGAAGGGGTAATAGATGATGAGCTTATTTCTAAACAAATAAGATATAAAAAAGATTTTGAAAGTTCTTATGAGAGAAAAATCATAAATGTTTTATCGCCCATAGTTGGTGGAGATAATAAAGTTGTAGCAAAAGTTACAATTGATTTTGATTTTGCTAGAGAAGATTTTCAAAGTGAAGTTTATGATCCAAACTCAGTTGCTAGAAGTGAACAAAATATAGAAGAAAAAAGAGAAGGAAAAGCACCAAAAGAAGTTGGAGGAGTTCCAGGAGCAGTTAGTAATATAGGTCCAGTAGAAGGTTTGGAAGACAATCAAAAAACAGAACTTTATACAAAGAGTTCAGCTACTACAAATTATGAAATTTCTAAAAAAATTACTAAAGTTTTAGGAGAATTTGCCACTATAAAAAGAGTAAGTGTAGCTGTGGTTGTTGATGGAAAATATGAGTATAAAAAAGATGAAAATGGAAATCCAACAAAAGAAATAGAGTATGTTTCTTTACCTCAAAATGAACTAACTGCTATAAACAATATAGTAAAACAAGCAGTTGGTTATAACCAAGCAAGAGGAGATGAGGTTACAGTTAGTAACTTTCAGTTTAAAGAGCCAACTACAACTAAAACACCAGCAAATACAATTGCTAGATTTTATGAGTTATACTTAAGTCCTTTTACTACGCTTGTAAAATATCTATTGGCTGCTTTAGTTCTTTATATTTTTTACAAAAAAATTATTGTTCCATTTTCCGAAAAAATGCTTGAAGAACAGATTGAAGAATATGAGCCTACCAAAGAAGATTTGGGTCTAATGGATATACAAGAAGACACAGAAGATACTTTAGAGAAGTTTAAAGCTGCAAAACAAAAAGTTGAAGAACAACTTGGATTAAGAGATGGAAATCTTAACGAAGAGGAGCTAAAATATGATATACTTCTTGAAAAGATGCAAACTATTGTAAGCTCTAAATCCGAAGAGATTGCTACATTACTTCAAGAGTTGGTAAATAATGATGGGGAAATCATGTCTTCTATAAGTAAGGATACTTGA
- the hisC gene encoding histidinol-phosphate transaminase, producing MKFNKHLQNISNYEAGKPIELVVREFGVKKRDVLKLASNENPLGCSKKVQKAIRDCAKNASLYPDDSMFELKEKLAKKYEVKTQNIIIGSGSDQTIEFAMHAKANENSAILVAGTTFAMYEIYASHVGAKVYKTNSKNHNLAEFEELYNKHKEEISIIFLCIPNNPLGECLDAKDVYDFISKIDEDTLVVIDGAYQEFASFKDSNKHINVKKLINDFKNTMYMGTFSKAYGLGGMRVGYAVSSESIIKELSKLRVPFNITTLSLKAAIVALDDDKFMQKTLKNNFSQMKKFEKFAKKYDIKYIKSYTNFITYIFKEKNATEISQNLLKKGIILRDLKNYGMNAIRITIGKPKDNIRVFKELEKLI from the coding sequence GTGAAATTTAATAAACATTTGCAAAATATATCAAACTATGAAGCAGGAAAGCCAATAGAACTTGTTGTAAGAGAATTTGGTGTAAAAAAGAGGGATGTTTTAAAATTAGCCAGTAATGAAAATCCACTAGGATGTTCTAAAAAAGTTCAAAAAGCTATCAGAGATTGTGCTAAAAATGCAAGTCTTTATCCTGATGATAGTATGTTTGAACTAAAAGAAAAACTTGCTAAAAAATATGAAGTTAAAACTCAAAATATCATAATAGGTTCAGGAAGCGATCAAACTATTGAGTTTGCAATGCATGCCAAAGCCAATGAAAATAGTGCTATTTTGGTTGCAGGAACAACTTTTGCTATGTATGAAATTTATGCTTCTCATGTTGGTGCGAAAGTCTATAAAACAAACTCTAAAAATCATAATTTAGCTGAGTTTGAAGAACTTTATAACAAACATAAAGAAGAAATTTCTATAATATTTCTTTGTATCCCAAACAATCCGCTTGGAGAGTGTTTGGATGCTAAAGATGTTTATGATTTTATATCTAAAATAGATGAAGACACTCTAGTTGTCATTGATGGAGCTTATCAGGAGTTTGCTAGTTTTAAGGATAGTAATAAACATATAAATGTAAAAAAACTTATAAATGATTTTAAAAATACAATGTATATGGGAACTTTTTCAAAAGCATACGGACTTGGTGGAATGAGAGTTGGATATGCCGTGTCTTCAGAAAGTATTATAAAAGAGTTATCAAAATTAAGAGTTCCTTTTAACATAACTACGCTTAGTTTAAAGGCTGCAATTGTGGCATTGGACGATGATAAATTTATGCAAAAGACTCTTAAAAATAATTTTTCTCAAATGAAAAAATTTGAGAAATTTGCTAAAAAATATGATATAAAATATATAAAAAGTTACACAAATTTTATAACTTATATTTTTAAAGAAAAAAATGCTACAGAAATTTCACAAAACTTGTTAAAAAAAGGTATAATTTTAAGAGATTTAAAAAATTATGGAATGAATGCTATTAGGATTACTATTGGTAAGCCAAAAGATAATATTAGAGTTTTTAAAGAATTAGAAAAATTAATTTAA
- the pheA gene encoding prephenate dehydratase has translation MQNIDDLRSQIDKLDDKILECLNQRMTHVKKIGELKKSSGTNIYRPEREKAILSRLYNQNSGPLNKEAIEAIYFEIFGVSRNLEMPQRVAFLGPDGTYSHQAAESRFGAMSSYTPLATIDAVFTEIINKEAKYGVVPVENNTEGAVGLTLDCLGKFDTIKIVSELYMDIHHSFVSLNENFKKINKIYSHPQAYNQCLKFLESHNLSDVEFIPSKSTAMAAKMALEDENSAAICSKIAAKIYNIPAIFETIEDNCANKTRFLILSDFKALRGERNKTSILVNADHRPGGLVDLLSIFRNEGINLTKLESRPMKNKDFKTIFFIDFEGYIDDDRVQSAFDLALKRGHDIKWLGSYINGEIQ, from the coding sequence ATGCAAAATATTGATGATTTACGCTCACAAATTGATAAATTAGACGATAAAATATTAGAATGTTTAAATCAAAGAATGACTCATGTTAAAAAAATTGGCGAGTTAAAAAAATCAAGTGGAACAAATATATATAGACCAGAGCGTGAAAAAGCAATTTTAAGCCGTTTGTATAATCAAAATAGCGGTCCTTTAAATAAAGAAGCAATTGAGGCAATTTATTTTGAAATTTTTGGTGTTTCTAGAAATTTAGAAATGCCTCAAAGGGTCGCTTTTTTGGGTCCTGATGGAACATATTCGCATCAAGCTGCTGAAAGTAGGTTTGGTGCAATGAGTTCTTATACTCCACTTGCTACCATTGACGCTGTTTTTACAGAGATTATAAACAAAGAAGCAAAATACGGAGTTGTTCCAGTCGAAAACAATACAGAAGGTGCGGTTGGGCTTACTCTTGATTGTTTGGGTAAATTTGATACTATAAAAATAGTATCAGAACTTTATATGGACATCCATCACTCTTTTGTTAGTTTAAATGAAAATTTTAAAAAAATAAATAAAATTTATTCTCACCCACAAGCTTATAATCAATGTTTAAAATTTTTAGAAAGCCATAATCTAAGTGATGTAGAGTTTATCCCTTCAAAATCTACTGCAATGGCAGCAAAGATGGCTTTAGAAGATGAAAATAGTGCAGCAATTTGCTCAAAAATAGCAGCTAAAATTTATAATATCCCAGCTATTTTTGAGACCATAGAAGATAATTGTGCAAACAAAACTAGATTTTTAATTTTAAGTGATTTTAAAGCACTTCGAGGTGAGCGTAATAAAACCTCTATTTTGGTTAATGCAGATCATAGACCAGGCGGACTTGTCGATTTGCTTTCAATTTTTAGAAACGAGGGTATAAATTTAACAAAACTTGAAAGTAGACCCATGAAAAATAAAGATTTTAAAACTATATTTTTTATAGATTTTGAGGGATATATAGATGATGATAGAGTTCAAAGTGCTTTTGATCTTGCATTAAAAAGAGGTCATGATATTAAGTGGCTTGGAAGTTATATAAATGGAGAAATACAGTGA
- the lysA gene encoding diaminopimelate decarboxylase — protein sequence MDFINLAKVYKTPLYVYDFDMIEQKYLSLKNAFSARKSLLCYAVKANSNLSVLKFLANLGAGFDCVSIGEVKRALFSGAKNYQIIFSGVGKNDDEIKEALNLDILMLNLESEAEFYRVEKIAQELGKKARISVRVNPNIDPKTHPYISTGLNENKFGVEIEVARKIYLKAKSSPFIEPIGIHFHIGSQLTDLKPIYDACNVVSKLLRELIALEINIRFFDVGGGIGIVYDNEITIKPYDYAQAILSTLSGLDVTIVCEPGRYIVGESGYFVSSVLYEKVNKTKRFIIVDGAMNDLVRPSLYNSYHKVTHISLENKNEEKSVCDIVGPICESGDFLAKGVEIGKTNRGDLLVFSSAGAYGFSMSSNYNTRNRAAEVGIYNGKDKLIRKRESFEYQIALEKECL from the coding sequence ATGGATTTTATAAATTTAGCAAAAGTTTACAAAACACCGCTTTATGTCTATGATTTTGATATGATTGAGCAAAAATATCTTTCTTTAAAAAACGCTTTTAGTGCCAGAAAGTCGTTACTTTGTTATGCTGTAAAAGCAAATTCAAATTTAAGTGTGCTTAAATTTTTGGCTAATCTTGGAGCTGGATTTGATTGTGTTTCTATAGGCGAAGTAAAAAGAGCATTATTCTCTGGTGCAAAAAACTATCAAATAATTTTTAGTGGCGTTGGAAAAAATGATGATGAAATAAAAGAAGCACTAAATTTAGACATACTTATGTTAAATTTAGAAAGCGAAGCTGAGTTTTATAGGGTTGAAAAAATAGCCCAAGAACTTGGTAAAAAGGCTAGAATTTCAGTTCGAGTAAATCCAAATATAGATCCAAAAACTCACCCTTATATTTCAACTGGATTAAATGAAAATAAATTTGGCGTTGAGATAGAAGTTGCAAGAAAGATATATCTAAAAGCCAAGTCTTCACCTTTTATAGAGCCAATTGGGATTCATTTTCATATTGGTTCACAATTAACCGATCTTAAACCAATTTATGATGCTTGTAATGTTGTCTCAAAGCTCTTAAGAGAGCTAATCGCACTTGAAATAAATATAAGATTTTTTGATGTAGGTGGTGGCATAGGTATAGTTTATGATAATGAAATTACCATAAAACCTTATGATTACGCACAAGCTATACTTAGCACACTTAGTGGACTTGATGTTACTATTGTGTGTGAGCCTGGACGATATATTGTTGGAGAAAGTGGATATTTTGTAAGTTCTGTATTGTATGAAAAAGTAAATAAAACAAAGAGATTTATTATAGTTGATGGTGCTATGAATGATCTTGTAAGACCTAGTTTGTATAATTCTTATCATAAAGTTACTCATATATCTTTAGAAAATAAAAATGAAGAGAAGAGTGTTTGTGATATAGTTGGGCCAATTTGCGAAAGCGGAGATTTTCTTGCTAAAGGTGTAGAAATTGGTAAAACAAATAGAGGAGATTTGCTTGTTTTTAGTTCAGCTGGTGCATATGGATTTAGTATGTCAAGTAATTATAATACTAGAAACCGTGCAGCAGAAGTTGGAATTTATAATGGCAAAGATAAGCTTATAAGAAAAAGGGAGAGTTTCGAGTATCAAATAGCATTAGAAAAAGAGTGTTTATAG
- a CDS encoding LptF/LptG family permease: protein MKIYAKHIAYVYFKYFLIIFIALELFYAGIDILTNLKRFPESANLQLIYFFLTTLIALNYILPLSLVFAFIATYFNMIRNNELVSFYALGIDKNRVIIPTFLVALIVTCSYIALNFTDFTYIKEYRKNITSSSFMPQNLDEKFVKYDGKYIYISRLNPITNDAKIINIFDVNDTKLLNIVSASSGKFDGKIWNLEDVNITNLPSNLEFMAKGFDLQHLENLETLKKFRPKTIENIYESDTPYSINDALDAIKTFKNEGININSLKVALYNSIFFPLFAPIMVLIFYYFLPSTYRFFNLALLGFIFVVATLCCWGVLYVLIRFSQNGVILAELGVVLPIFLLFLFAIKLYFSNR, encoded by the coding sequence TTGAAAATTTATGCTAAACATATAGCTTATGTATATTTTAAATATTTTTTGATTATATTTATAGCTTTAGAGCTATTTTATGCTGGTATAGATATTTTAACAAATTTAAAAAGATTTCCAGAAAGTGCAAATTTGCAGCTTATATACTTTTTTCTTACAACTTTGATTGCCCTAAATTATATTTTACCTCTTAGTCTTGTTTTTGCTTTTATTGCTACATATTTTAATATGATAAGAAATAATGAACTTGTAAGTTTTTATGCTCTTGGCATAGATAAAAATAGAGTTATCATACCTACTTTTTTAGTAGCATTGATTGTTACTTGTAGCTATATAGCTTTAAATTTTACAGATTTTACTTATATAAAAGAGTATAGAAAAAACATCACATCATCATCTTTTATGCCTCAAAATTTAGATGAAAAATTTGTAAAGTATGATGGTAAATATATTTATATAAGTAGGTTAAATCCTATAACTAATGATGCTAAGATTATTAATATTTTTGATGTAAACGATACAAAGCTTTTAAACATAGTTTCTGCTAGTAGTGGTAAATTTGATGGAAAAATATGGAATTTAGAGGATGTAAATATAACAAATTTACCATCAAATTTAGAGTTTATGGCAAAAGGTTTTGATCTGCAACATTTAGAAAATTTAGAAACACTTAAAAAATTTAGACCAAAAACTATAGAAAATATTTATGAAAGCGACACACCGTATTCCATAAATGACGCACTAGATGCTATAAAAACATTTAAAAATGAAGGTATAAATATAAACTCACTCAAAGTTGCTCTTTATAATTCCATATTTTTCCCTCTTTTTGCACCCATAATGGTGCTTATATTTTACTACTTTTTACCATCTACATATAGGTTTTTTAATCTTGCTTTGCTTGGTTTTATTTTTGTTGTTGCAACGCTTTGTTGTTGGGGGGTATTGTATGTTTTGATTAGATTTTCTCAAAATGGAGTTATACTTGCAGAACTAGGCGTAGTTTTGCCTATATTTTTACTATTTTTATTTGCCATAAAACTTTATTTTTCAAATCGTTAA
- the pth gene encoding aminoacyl-tRNA hydrolase, whose product MILIAGLGNPGIEYANTRHNIGFMVIDAILDELDCEKISNTKFKGELYKKGSLLFLKPMTFMNLSGQSVSAVKNFYKIDRVIVVHDDLDLKLGRLKFKNGGSSGGHNGIKSIDASIGINYDRIRVGIGSELKKDTVEFVLGKFSQKEQECVKKIISITKEATLEFINQDIDKISQKYSLKKGFCD is encoded by the coding sequence TTGATCTTAATAGCAGGACTTGGAAATCCAGGTATTGAGTATGCTAATACAAGGCATAATATAGGATTTATGGTAATAGATGCTATTTTAGATGAATTAGATTGTGAAAAGATATCAAATACAAAATTTAAAGGCGAACTTTATAAAAAAGGTTCGCTTCTCTTTTTAAAACCTATGACTTTTATGAACCTTTCTGGACAAAGCGTAAGTGCTGTTAAAAATTTTTACAAAATAGATAGAGTAATTGTTGTACACGATGATTTGGATCTTAAGCTTGGAAGACTTAAATTTAAAAATGGTGGAAGCAGTGGTGGACACAATGGCATTAAATCAATAGACGCATCTATAGGAATAAATTACGATAGAATTAGAGTTGGAATAGGAAGTGAACTTAAAAAAGACACAGTAGAATTTGTTTTGGGGAAATTTTCTCAAAAAGAACAAGAGTGTGTAAAAAAAATTATTTCCATAACAAAAGAAGCCACTTTAGAGTTTATTAATCAAGATATAGATAAAATATCTCAAAAATACTCTTTAAAAAAAGGCTTTTGCGATTGA